GATACTGCCGCGCGGGAGGCCCAGCCGCTCGGCGAGTTGGCGGTACGTCAGTTCGGGGGCCTCGGCGAGGGCGGTCATCAGTTCGGGGCAGCGGCCGGGCAGGCGGGCCAGCGCGCGGCGCACCGCGCGCTCCCGCGCGGCGGTCAGCACCTGCTCCTCGGCGGACGGGACCACCCACTCCGTTCGGGTGAGGACGGGGCGCAGTTCGGCGTAACGGATCACGTACCGGCAAACGACGAGGGGACGCCCGGAGGCGTCCCCTCGTTCAGGCGAACCTTCAGCCCTGGGCCCACTCCTGCTGGACCGCCAGGTCGGCCTTGAGCTCGGCCAGCTGGGCGGCGACGGCGGACGGGGCAGTGCCGCCCCGGCCGTTCCGGGAGGCGATCGAGCCGTGCACGGTGAGCACCGAGCGGACCTCGGGGGTCAGGTGCGCGGAGATCTCGGCGAACTGCTGGTCGGTCAGATCGGAGAGCTCGATGCCCAGGCCCTCGCAGACCTTGACGCAGGCGCCCGCCACCTCGTGCGCGACCCGGAACGGGACGTTCTGCCTGACCAGCCACTCGGCGATGTCGGTGGCCAGCGAGAAGCCGGCCGGGGCCAGCTCCTCCAGCCGCTCCCGATGGACCGTCAGGGTGGCCATCATGCCGGTGAAGGCGGGCAGCAGGACCTCGAGCGTGTCGCAGGAGTCGAAGACCGGCTCCTTGTCCTCCTGGAGGTCCCGGTTGTAGGCCAGCGGGAGCGCCTTGAGGGTGGCCAGCAGACCCGTCAGGTTGCCGATCAGGCGGCCGGACTTGCCCCGGGCCAGCTCGGCGATGTCCGGGTTCTTCTTCTGCGGCATGATCGAGGATCCGGTGGAGAACGCGTCGTGCAGCGTGATGAAGCCGAACTCCTTGGTGTTCCAGATGATCACCTCCTCGGCGATCCGGGACAGGTTGATCCCGATCATCGAGGTGACGAAGGCGAACTCGGCCACGAAGTCCCGCGAGGCGGTGCCGTCGATCGAGTTGCCCACCGAGCCGCGCTCGAAGCCCAGCTCGGCGGCGACCGCCTCCGGGTCCAGGCCGAGCGAGGAGCCGGCCAGCGCGCCGGAGCCGTACGGGGAGACGGCCGTCCGGGTGTCCCACTGGCGCAGCCGCTCGGCGTCCCGGCCGAGGGCCTGGACGTGGGCGAGGACGTGGTGGGCGAACAGCACCGGCTGGGCGTGCTGGAGGTGGGTGCGGCCCGGCATCGCGGTGTCGGGGTGCGCCTCGGCCAGGCCGACCAGCGCGTGCTGGAGGTCCAGCAGCAGGCCGCCGATGATCTTCGCGTGGTCCCGCAGGTACATCCGGAACAGGGTGGCGATCTGGTCGTTCCGCGACCGGCCGGCCCGCAGCTTGCCGCCCAGGTCCGGGCCGAGCCGCTCCAGCAGGCCGCGCTCCAGCGCGGTGTGCACGTCCTCGTCGGCGACCGTGCCGGTGAAGGCACCTGACGCCACGTCGGCCAGCAGCGCGTCCAGCCCGCCGAGCATCCCGGTCAGCTCGTCCGCGCTGAGCAGCCCGGCCTTGTGCAGCACCCGGGCGTGCGCCTTGGAGCCCGCGATGTCGTACGGGGCCAGCCGCCAGTCGAAGTGCACCGAGGCGGAGAGCTTGGCCAGCGCCTCGGAGGGGCCGTCGGCGAAGCGCGCGCCCCAGAGGCGGACGTCGGCGTTCTGATCGGCGGTCATCGCGTGGGCTCCTTCATACGGGTTCGGGTAGTACGGTGCCCCGGCCGCCCAGGGCGGCCGGGGCTCGTTCACAGCGTGGCTCAGGCCAGGTCGCGGCGGGCGGCGATCTTCGACGACATGCCGAAGATCTCGATGAAGCCCTTGGACATCGACTGGTCGAAGGTGTCGCCGGTGTCGTAGGTGGCGAGGTTGAAGTCGTACAGCGACTGGTCCGACTTGCGGCCGTTCACCACGGCGCGACCGCCGTGCAGGACCATCCGGATCTCGCCGGAGACGACCTGGTTGGCCTCGTTCAGGAAGCCGTCCAGCGCGCGCTTGAGCGGGGAGAACCACAGGCCGTCGTAGACCAGCTCGGCCCAGCGCTGCTCGACCTGCCGCTTGTAGCGGGCCAGCTCGCGCTCGACGGTGACGTTCTCCAGCGCCTGGTGCGCGGTGATCAGCGCGATCGCGCCGGGGGCCTCGTAGATCTCCCGGGACTTGATGCCGACCAGGCGGTCCTCGACCATGTCGAGCCGGCCGACGCCCTGGGCGCCCGCGCGCTTGTTGAGCTCCTCGATCGCCTGAAGCACCGTCACCTTGCGGCCGTCGATGGCCACCGGGACACCGGCCTCGAAGGTGATGACGACCTCGTCCGCCTCGCGCGGGGTGGCCGGGTTCTGGGTGTACTCGTAGACGTCCTCGATCGGGGCGTTCCAGATGTCCTCGAGGAAGCCGGTCTCGACGGCCCGACCGAAGACGTTCTGGTCGATCGAGTACGGGTTCTTCTTGGTGGTGACGATCGGGAGGTTCTTCGCCTCGGCGAAAGCGATCGCCTTGTCCCGGGTCATCGCGTAGTCGCGGACCGGGGCGATGCACTTCAGCTCGGGGGCCAGCGACTGGATGCCGACCTCGAACCGGACCTGGTCGTTGCCCTTGCCGGTGCAGCCGTGGGCGACCGTGGTGGCGCCGTGCTTCTTGGCGGCGGCGACCAGGTGCTTGACGATGGCCGGCCGGGACAGCGCCGAGACCAGCGGGTACTGGCCCTGGTAGAGGGCGTTGGCCTTGAGGGCCGGCAGGCAGTACTCGTTGGCGAACTCGTCACGGGCGTCGGCGACCTCGGCCGCGACGGCGCCGCAGTCCAGCGCGCGCTGACGGATCGCGTCCAGGTCCTCGCCGCCCTGGCCGACGTCGACGGCGACGGCGATGACCTCGGCGCCCGTCTCCTCGGCGATCCAGCCGATGCAGACGGACGTGTCCAGACCGCCCGAGTAGGCGAGTACGACGCGCTCGGTCACGGCTTTCTCCTTCACAACAGTGCGAACAGGGTTACGACGACAGGCATAAGTATGCACTACGCCGTATGAAACTCAAAACAGGGGGTCGCCTGCGGCGGGCCTCGGGAGGCTTGGGGGCCGGAGTGGGGTGGCCTGTGGCGGGCTTTCGAGGGTTAGGGCTACTGCGCCTTGGCCTGGGCCAGCTGCATCAGATGGTCGGCCAGGGCCTGACCGCCGAAGGGGTCGCGGCTGATCAGCAGGACGGTGTCGTCGCCGGCGATGGTGCCGATGATCTCGAAGACCTCGGCCTGGTCGATCGCCGAGGCGAGGAACTGCGCCGCGCCCGGCGGCGTGCGGAGCACCACCAGGTTGCCGGAGGCGGTGGCGGACACCATCAGCTCGCCCGCCAGCCGGGCCATCCGGCCCTCGGTGGCGGACTCCCCCATCGGGGCGCGCGGGGTGCGGTCCCCGCCCTCGGCCGGGACGGCGTAGATGAGCGCGCCGTCCCGGTTCCGGATCTTCACCGCACCCAGTTCGTCCAGGTCCCGGGAGAGGGTGGCCTGGGTGACCACGAGTCCGTCGTCGGCGAGCAGCTTGGCCAGCTGGCTCTGTGAGCGGACGGGCTGACGGGTCAACAGGTCCACGATCCGCCGGTGCCGTGCGGTGCGGGTCTGCGGGACCTGCGAGGTCGGCCCGGCGGCGGGCTGGTCGGGGTTGGGTACGGTCATGACGAGGATTCTCCCGGAGTTCGCTCAGACGTTCGCGTCGGGGGCGACGCTGCTCAGGATCTCCGGCAGAGCGGCCAGGAAGCGGTCCGCCTCCTGCTCGGTCAGGACCAGCGGGGGGATCAGCCGGACGGCGTCCGGCACGGCGGCGTTGACCAGGAATCCGGCCTGCTGGGCGGCCGCCTGCACCTTCCCCGCGACCGGTGCGGTGAGCACGATGCCCAGCAGCAGGCCCGCGCCCCGGACATGGTCGACCAGCGGGGAGCCGATCGCCTCGATACCGGTGCGCAGCTGCTCGCCGACCTTCTGCACGTGCGCCAGCAGCCCGTCGGCGACGATCGTGTCGAGCACCGCCAGACCCGCCGCAGCGACCACCGGGTTGCCGCCGAAGGTGGTGCCGTGGTGACCCGCGTGGAACAGCTCGGCGGCCTCCCCGAACGCCACCGTGGCGCCGATCGGCAGACCGCCGCCGAGGCCCTTGGCCAGCGTGATGATGTCCGGCTCGACGCCCTCGTACGCCTGGTGGGCGAACCAGTGGCCGGTCCGGCCGATGCCGGTCTGCACCTCGTCCAGCACCAGCAGGGTGCCGGTGGCCCGGGTGATCTCCCGAGCCGCCGTCAGATAGCCCTCGGGCAGCGGGACCGCGCCGTTCTCGCCCTGGATCGGCTCCAGGAAGACGGCGGCGGTCTCGGTGGTGACGGCCGCCCGGAGCGCCTCGATGTCGCCGAACGGGACGTACGTGACGTCACCGGGCAGCGGTACGAACGGGGTCTGCTTGGCGGGCTGGGCGGTGAGCGACAGGGCGCCCATGGTCCGGCCGTGGAAGCTGCCCTCGAGGGAGACCAGGTGCGTCCGGCCGGTCAGCCGGCTGATCTTGAAGGCGGCCTCGTTGGCCTCGGCGCCGGAGTTGCAGAAGAACACCCGGCCGCCCGCGCGGCCGAACAGCTCCAGCAGCCGCTCGGCCAGCCGGACGGTCGGCTCGGCGATGAACAGGTTGGAGACGTGGCCGAGTTGGCCGATCTGCGCGGTGACCGCCTCGACGACGGCCGGGTGGGCGGTGCCGAGCGAGTTCACCGCGATCCCGCCGACCAGGTCCAGGTACTCGTTGCCGTCCGCGTCCCAGAAGGTCGAGCCCGCGCCCCGCACCAGCGGGATCCGGGGGGTGCCGTAGTTGTCCATCAGCGAGTGCTGCCACCGCTGGGTGAGCTGAGTGTTCGTCATGCCAGGCCCCCCAGGACCGTCGTATCGTCGTCCGGCACGACCATGGTGCCGATGCCCTCGTCGGTGAAGATCTCCAGCAGCAGGCTGTGCTGCACCCGGCCGTCCAGCACGCGCGCGGTGCCGACCCCGGAGCGGACCGCGTTCAGACAGCCCTCCATCTTCGGCAGCATGCCGCTGGCCAGGGTCGGCAGCAGCTCCTCCAGCTCGGTGGTGCCG
This genomic interval from Kitasatospora gansuensis contains the following:
- a CDS encoding argininosuccinate synthase; the protein is MTERVVLAYSGGLDTSVCIGWIAEETGAEVIAVAVDVGQGGEDLDAIRQRALDCGAVAAEVADARDEFANEYCLPALKANALYQGQYPLVSALSRPAIVKHLVAAAKKHGATTVAHGCTGKGNDQVRFEVGIQSLAPELKCIAPVRDYAMTRDKAIAFAEAKNLPIVTTKKNPYSIDQNVFGRAVETGFLEDIWNAPIEDVYEYTQNPATPREADEVVITFEAGVPVAIDGRKVTVLQAIEELNKRAGAQGVGRLDMVEDRLVGIKSREIYEAPGAIALITAHQALENVTVERELARYKRQVEQRWAELVYDGLWFSPLKRALDGFLNEANQVVSGEIRMVLHGGRAVVNGRKSDQSLYDFNLATYDTGDTFDQSMSKGFIEIFGMSSKIAARRDLA
- a CDS encoding acetylornithine transaminase, which translates into the protein MTNTQLTQRWQHSLMDNYGTPRIPLVRGAGSTFWDADGNEYLDLVGGIAVNSLGTAHPAVVEAVTAQIGQLGHVSNLFIAEPTVRLAERLLELFGRAGGRVFFCNSGAEANEAAFKISRLTGRTHLVSLEGSFHGRTMGALSLTAQPAKQTPFVPLPGDVTYVPFGDIEALRAAVTTETAAVFLEPIQGENGAVPLPEGYLTAAREITRATGTLLVLDEVQTGIGRTGHWFAHQAYEGVEPDIITLAKGLGGGLPIGATVAFGEAAELFHAGHHGTTFGGNPVVAAAGLAVLDTIVADGLLAHVQKVGEQLRTGIEAIGSPLVDHVRGAGLLLGIVLTAPVAGKVQAAAQQAGFLVNAAVPDAVRLIPPLVLTEQEADRFLAALPEILSSVAPDANV
- a CDS encoding sigma-70 family RNA polymerase sigma factor gives rise to the protein MIRYAELRPVLTRTEWVVPSAEEQVLTAARERAVRRALARLPGRCPELMTALAEAPELTYRQLAERLGLPRGSIGPTRSRCLACLRALLHNERPE
- the argH gene encoding argininosuccinate lyase: MTADQNADVRLWGARFADGPSEALAKLSASVHFDWRLAPYDIAGSKAHARVLHKAGLLSADELTGMLGGLDALLADVASGAFTGTVADEDVHTALERGLLERLGPDLGGKLRAGRSRNDQIATLFRMYLRDHAKIIGGLLLDLQHALVGLAEAHPDTAMPGRTHLQHAQPVLFAHHVLAHVQALGRDAERLRQWDTRTAVSPYGSGALAGSSLGLDPEAVAAELGFERGSVGNSIDGTASRDFVAEFAFVTSMIGINLSRIAEEVIIWNTKEFGFITLHDAFSTGSSIMPQKKNPDIAELARGKSGRLIGNLTGLLATLKALPLAYNRDLQEDKEPVFDSCDTLEVLLPAFTGMMATLTVHRERLEELAPAGFSLATDIAEWLVRQNVPFRVAHEVAGACVKVCEGLGIELSDLTDQQFAEISAHLTPEVRSVLTVHGSIASRNGRGGTAPSAVAAQLAELKADLAVQQEWAQG
- a CDS encoding arginine repressor — translated: MTVPNPDQPAAGPTSQVPQTRTARHRRIVDLLTRQPVRSQSQLAKLLADDGLVVTQATLSRDLDELGAVKIRNRDGALIYAVPAEGGDRTPRAPMGESATEGRMARLAGELMVSATASGNLVVLRTPPGAAQFLASAIDQAEVFEIIGTIAGDDTVLLISRDPFGGQALADHLMQLAQAKAQ